The genomic DNA ACCCGGATGGGGCTTGGACGGCGCTGCATCCGCTGGCGCTGGCGGTGGCCGCTGATTGCAGCTTCATCGCCCGCGGCTTTGCCGGTGATCTGGAACAACTGGCGGCTCTGATCGCCGCCGGAGTCCGGCACCCGGGTTTTGCCCTGGTGGAGATATTACAGCCGTGCGTCAGCTTTAATAAGAAAAACACTTTTCAATGGTATCAGGAACGGGTATATAAACTGGAGGATGAGTCTGGTTATGATACGGCTGACCGGACGGCAGCTTTTGGCAAGGCACTGGAGTGGGGAGATAAGATTCCCACCGGCGTCATCTACCGTCATCCCAGAGAGACCTTTGATGAATATCTCGGCACTGCCGGCAAAGAGCCGCTGGTGTTGCGCCGGCCGGACATCAGGTCGGTGGCAGACCTCTTTGAAGAGTTCCGCTAGCCGCCTGAACTACTGCCGCCGGGTGATGCTATAATAATTTCCGAAGGTGGATGACAGTAGATGAGAAAAGAACAAAAGATACTTAAAAAAGCCGGAACCATTGCCGTAGTCGGCGCCTCGCCGGATATTTCCCGGCATTCCAACGCCGTTACCGCTTACCTGATAGCGTCCGGTTTTCGGGTGATACCGGTCAATCCCAATGCCGCCGAGGTTTTGGGGTTGAAAAGCTACCCGGACCTTAAATCCGTGCCGGAACCGGTGGACATCGTTAATGTCTTTCGGGCTTCAGAGCATACGCCGGAAATTGCCGAAGATGCCGTGGCTATCGGCGCCAGAGTGTTGTGGCTGCAGCAGGGCGTGGTCAATGAAACAGCGGCGGATATTGCCATGCGGGGCGGGCTGGAGGTCATTATGGACCGGTGTATCGCCCGGGCTCACGCCGCCATGACCGGTCTCAGTCACTAGCCGGCGGTGACAATCAGCGCTTTCCGTGATATTCTTAAATATATGCCTTGTACATTTTCACCGCTGAGTCCGGCGGAGCTTTCGGCGCGATGGGGCGGTGATATTAACCTCAGCGCGCCTTTTCCGTTTGTCACTCCCGGGTGGCTAAACGTCTGGTGGCGCAATTTCGGAGCCGACGATGAACTCCTGCTGCTCCTGGCCGAAAAAGACGGCCAGGCCGTGGGCCTGGCGCCGCTCCGGCTGGCGGGCGGCACGGTGCGTTTTATCGGCAGTGCCGATGTTTGTGATTACCTGGATTTTGTAGTCCGTGAAGGCGGGGAAGACGATTTCTTTGCCGCCCTTTTGGATAATTTGGCTGCGGCCGGTGTAAAACAGCTGGAACTGGAAGCCCTGCGCCCGGATTCGGTTACCCTGAAGCATCTGCTGCCGCTGGCGCGGCAACGCGGCCTGCCGCTGGAACTGACCGATACCGATGTCACCCTGGAAATGGATCTTCCGGCAGACTGGGAAACCTATCTGCAAAGCCTGAGTTCGCATCAGCGTCACGAGATAAAGCGCAAAGGGCGGCGGCTGACCGAAGCCGTCGATGTCACATTTGACATAAAAGAACCTGACGATGTTCCGGCCGAGCTGGCGGCGCTGCTCCGGCTGCTCCGCATCAGCCGGAAAGACAAGGCCGAGTTCATGACCCTGGAGATGGAAGTTTTTTTCCGGGAACTGGCGGCGGCCATGGCTGATGGGGGCTGGCTGAGATTCGGGCACCTGCGGCTGAACGGGGACATTGTCGCCGCCGTCATGTGCTTTGATTATAATAACACCCGCTACCTGTATAACAGCGGCTATGAGCCGGAACACTCCGGTCTCAGCGTCGGCTTGCTGTCCAAGGTTTATTCCATTCAGGATGCCGTGGAGCGCCGGATGCGGGTTTATGATTATCTTAAAGGTGCTGAAATATACAAGTACCATCTGGGCGGACAGGAGAAACCGATCAGTAATCTCAGGATTGAGTTAAATGGCGGATAACAGCAAACTGAGTATCGCCATGTTGTCGGTACACAGTTGTCCGGTGGGGCAGCCCGGCGGGCGCGATACCGGCGGCATGAACGTCTATATCCGGGAAATGGCCGCCGCCCTGGGACGGCGGGGGCATCGTGTGGATATCTTTACCCGTGCCCATGACCCGCGGGACGCGGAGTCGGAGGCATTAGCCCCTGGTGTCCGCCTGGTCCATATCCGGGCGGGAGCCGTGGCAGAAATGGGCAAACTGACCCAGTTTAATAATCTGCCGGAATTTGAACGCAATCTCCATGATTTTTGCCGCCGCGACTGCGCCGTCTATGACCTGATTCACTCCCACTACTGGCTGTCCGGTGAAGTCGGGCGCAAGCTGGCGGCTGAACTGGGCGTACCGCATGTTTTCGCCTTCCACACCGTGGGGGCGGCCAAGGACGCCCTCGGCCTGGGTGCACCGGAACCGGGCTTGAGGCTGATAACCGAGGCTGAAATAGTCAACGACTGCCGCCGCATCATGTGCGGCACCTTGGGGGAGGCGGACTCGGTTATCCGTTATCATCAGGGGGCCGCGGACAAGGTCAGCGTGGTGCCGTGCGGGGTTGACTTGGGCTTGTTCCGGCCGCTGGATAAAACGGCGGCCCGGCACATATTGGGCCAACCCGAAGCCCCGACGGTGCTGTACGTCGGCCGGCTGGATAAACTCAAAGGCATTGACCGTTTGGTTGAGGCCGCGGCTTTGTTAAAAAATAAAAACTGTCGTCTGCTGGTGGTCGGCGGCGATGAACACAGCCGGGAGACTCTGGCCCGGCTGCGCCTTCAGGCTGAAGTTCTGGGCCTCGCTGACCGGGTGAGTTTTACCGGCGCGACGCCGCAGTCCCAGATGCCTTGGTATTATGCCGCCGCCGATGTGGTCGCCGTGCCGTCTTACTCCGAGACCTTTGGTATGGTGGCTCTGGAAGCGGTCGCCTGCGGGACGCCGGTGGTTTCTGCTGATGTCGGCGCCGCCCGGGATATTATTAAAGAAGGGATTTCCGGCTCCGTCACGCCGGATAACCTGCCGTCGTCATTAGCCCCGGCGCTGGATGACTGGTTAAATCGCCCGACAGTTGACCCGGAAATACTGCATTGCTCCATCAGTGATTTCAGCTGGGACGCGGTGGCTGTGCGGGTGGAGGCGGTTTTTGAATCACTGATGGTTGCCAAAGAAGATACCGAGGTGTGTTTGAATGGATAGTGTAAAACAAGCCGATGTACTGGTGGTGATGGCGCATCCGGATGACCCGGAGTTTTCCTCCGGCGGCACCATTGCCCGGCTGGCTGGCGAGGGCAAGCGGGTGGTCTATGTCATCTGTACCGCCGGAGACAAGGGCACGGATGACCGGCAGATGCCGCCGGCCCGGTTGGTGGCCATCCGCATGGAAGAACAGCGGGCAGCCGCCCGAACCCTCGGTGTTGAAGACGTTGTGTTTCTGGGAAATCCGGATCAGGGACTGGAAGCCACGCCGGAGTTGCGCAAAGAGCTGGTGCGGTTGATTCGCCTTTACCGGCCGGAACTGGTCATTACCCACTCGCCTTACCAGCGCTATATCTGGTGGCACCGGGATCACCGGCAGTGCGGTGAGGCAACTATGGACGCGGTCTTTCCCTATTCGCGGGATCATCTGGCGTATCCGGACCTGCTGGCCGCCGGTTATGAGCCGCATAAGGTTGGAGAGGTCTGGCTGGCCGGGGCCGAGGATTCGGACTACCGCTCCGACATTGAAGGCTTTTTTGACCGCAAGGTTGAGGCCATCAAGTGCCACCGCAGTCAGGTGGGCGATGATTTTGCCGCCCGGCTGGATCGGATTAAAGCCCGGGCTTCCGCAGCCGCCGAAGGCGAAGAGTTTCTGCTGGCGGAATCGTTCAAGAAGATTGAGATACCGTGGTGACCGCCTGAATTCCAAATCCAGATATCTTAATAACCAACAAATATTCCGGGAAAAGGCGACGCCGGTGCAGTAATCCTTGACTCATCCTTGTCATATTTCATATAATATCTTTCTGTTTGTAAGCAGACCCGGTATTTCGTGCCGAAAAAACCGGATTCTGCCCGAGTGGCGCAATGGTAGCGCAACCGACTTGTAATCGGTAGGTTAGTGGGTTCGAATCCCCTCTCGGGCTCGGCTGTTGTACGTGGAGAGGTGCCGGAGTGGTTAATCGGAGCAGTCTGTAAAACTGCCGCTCGAAAGGGCTTCACTGGTTCGAATCCAGTCCTCTCCAGTTTTTTTATATTCGGCAGCTAGACAACGTAGCTGGTAATAACTATAATACTAGGGTTGCCCACATAGCTCAGTCGGTAGAGCACGTTCTTGGTAAGAACGGGGTCATCGGTTCGAATCCGATTGTGGGCTCCAGACGAGAAATTAATAAGGGGGAAAATATAAATGGCTAAACAGAAATTTGATCGCTCTAAACCGCATGCCAACGTTGGCACCATCGGTCACGTTGACCATGGCAAGACCACGCTGACCGCCGCCATCACCACCGTGCTGGCCGCCGCCGGCCTGGCTCAGAAGCGCAGCTTTGATTCCATTGACAATGCGCCGGAAGAAAAAGCCCGCGGTATGACCATCGCCATCTCTCATGTTGAGTACGAGACGGCCAACCGTCACTATGCTCACATTGACTGCCCCGGCCATGCCGACTTTGTCAAGAACATGATCACCGGTGCCGCCCAGATGGACGGTGCCATCCTGGTGGTCAGCGCTCCCGACGGTCCCATGCCGCAGACCCGCGAGCATGTACTGCTGGCGCGTCAGGTCCAGGTGCCGGCCATTGTGGTCGCCCTGAACAAAGTGGACATCATGGAAGATGAAGAACTGCTGGAGCTGGTGGAGCTTGAAGTTCGCGAACTGCTGAACAAATACAAGTTCCCCGGTGATGACACTCCGGTCATGCGCGTGGCCGCCGTCAAGGCGCTGGAATGTGCCTGCGGCAAGCAGGAGTGTGAATGGTGCGGCCGCATCCTGAAACTGATGGATGCTGTTGATACCTTTATTCCCATGCCGGAACGCCCCAAGGACAAGCCGTTCCTGATGCAGGTAGAAGATGTCTTTTCCATCAAAGGCCGCGGCACCGTGGCCACCGGTCGGGTTGACCGCGGTGTAGTCAAGGTCGGCGATGAAGTTGAAATCGTTGGTCTGCACCATGACACCCGCAAGGTTGTTGTCACCGGTGTGGAAATGTTCCACAAACTGCTGGACAGCGCCGAGCCCGGCGATGCCGTCGGTCTGTTGCTCCGCGGTGTTGAACGCACCGATATTGAGCGCGGCCAGGTGATGGCCAAGCCCGGCTCCATCAAGCCGCACACTAAAGCCGAAGCCGAGGTCTATGTTCTGTCCAAGGACGAAGGTGGTCGCCACACTCCGTTCTTCAACGGTTACAAGCCCCAGTTCTACATCGGCACCACCGATGTCACCGGCAACATTGAGCTGCCGGCCGGCGTGGAGATGGTGATGCCTGGCGATAACGTCAAGATGAAGGTCAACTTAATCTACCCGGTTGCAATGGAAAAGGGTCTTCGGTTCGCCATCCGCGAAGGTGGCCGCACCGTAGGCGCCGGCGCCATCACCGAAATTCTGGAGTAATATGGCTAAGACAGAAAACCGGATCGTAATTACTTTTGCCTGCACCGAGTGCAGCGAGAGAGTATATACGTCGTCCAAAAACAAGCGCAATGACGCTCGGCGTCTGGAGATTAATAAGTATTGTCCCCGCTGCCGGACTCATCATTTGTTTCGGGAGACTAAGTGACGGGACAATTGCGAAAGCAAGCCATGTCAAAAACAAATGCCAAGCCGCCGGCTAACAAGCCGGCGGCTGCGGCCAGGCCTGGTTTTTTCGGCAATATCATTGCTGAACTGAAAAAGGTTACCTGGCCGACTCGGGATGAAATAAGAAAGCTGACCGTAATGGTATTGGTCGTGGCCTTTTCCGTCGGGCTGGTGCTCGGCGTACTGGACTATGGCCTGTCCTACCTGGTGGATAACTTCCTGCTGAAATAGCGGGATGCGGTTGGTAACAGGCGCAAGCCGAAGGTGCTGGTATTGACGGAAAACGATAGAAAATGGTACGTGGTTCATACTTATTCCGGTCATGAAGAACGGGTGAGAAAGAACCTGGGCGAAAGAATTCAGACGCTGGATCTGGGCGAGGAAATCTGCCGCGTGGAAGTCCCCACCGAAGAAGAGGTGGAGGTCAAAAACGGTCTGCGGCGGACCATCCGGCGTAAGATTTTGCCTGGCTACGTCATTGTTCAAATGTTGATGACTGACCAGAACTGGAATATCGTTCGCAATACACCCGGTGTGACCGGGTTTGTCGGCACGGCCGGCAAACCGACGCCGCTTAAGCCCCATGAAGTTGACCGCATCATTACCCAGATGGAGGCGGAAGCCCCGCGGGTGAAGGTCGGCTTTAAGAAAGGCCAGAGCGTCCGGGTGGTTGACGGGCCGTTCGTTGACTTCATCGGTATGGTGGACGAGGTCCACGCCGACAAGGGCAAGGTTAAGGTATTGCTTTCACTGTTCGGTCGGGAAACCCCGGTGGAACTGGACTTTTTACAGGTGGAGAAGCTCTAAGAGAGTTACTCCCGGATTCAAGGAGATAGGCTTTGGCTAAGAAAATTAAAGCAATTATTAAATTGCAGATTCCCGCCGGTAAGGCTAATCCGGCACCGCCCATCGGTCCGGCGCTTGGTCAGCATGGCGTCAACATCATGGGTTTCTGTAAGGAATACAATGAGCGCACCGCTTCTATGGAAGGCACCGTGGTGCCGGTGGAGATTACCGTCTTTGATGACCGGTCTTTCACCTTCATCACCAAGACCCCGCCGGCCGCCGACCTGCTGAAGAAAGCCGCAGGCGTCCCCAAGGGTGCCACCAGTCCCGGTCAGGGTGCCCCCATTGTGATATCCCGCGCCAAGGTGCGCGAAATCGCTGAATTGAAAATGAAAGATCTCAACGCCGTTGATGTGGAAGGCGCCGTGCGTATTATCGCCGGTTCCGCCCGCAGCATGGGGATAAAGGTAGAATAATATGGCAGACCATGGAAAAAGATTTGAAGCAGTAGAAAAGCTGGTGGAATCCGGCAAAGATTACACGGCCGCTGAGGCCGTTGCACTGGCCAAACAGGCCGCCACCTGTAAATTTGATGAGACCGTAGAGATGCACCTCAAGATGGGACTTGACCCGCGTAACTCTGCTCAGGTAGTCCGGGGCGTGGCGCTGATGCCGCACGGGTTGGGCAAGCAGGTGCGGGTGTTGGTTTTCGCTCAGGGCGATGCCGAAAAAATTGCCCGGGACGCCGGTGCCGATATTGTCGGCGGCGACGACCTGGTGGAAAAGATCGCCGGCGGCTGGCTGGAGTTTGATGTCGCCATCGCCACGCCGGAAATGATGGGTAAAGTCGGTAAACTGGGTAAGTCGCTCGGCCGCAAGGGGTTGATGCCTAATCCCAAGGCCGGCACCGTGGTACCCGCTTCCGATCTGCCGCAAACCATCAAGGAAGCCCGCATGGGCCGGGTGGAATTCAAGCTGGATCGGACTGCCATCATTCACGTTATCCTGGGTAAAGCCAGTTTTGAAGAAGAAAAACTGGTGGGCAATATGACGTCACTGATGGAAGCGATAGTGCGTGCCAAGCCCGCCGCAGCCAAAGGGCAGTACATTAAGAGTGCTTTCCTGACCACTACCATGGGCCCCGGCATTAAGCTGGATATGCGCTCCATCATGTCTCTTGCTGGGGTCTAGTGTCGCTTGCGTCTCACACCGCAGGATGCTAAGATAACCTGAATTAACAATTTAATATCCGGAGACAGCCGGCGTCCCTTTGAGGACTTAATTAATGCCCGCCGAGGAAACAGAGAGCCGATAACGGTTTTTTAAGAGTCCTTGCGCGTGCGAGGACTTTTTTTATTTCTGAAGAGAGGTTAGAAGTATGGTAAATGCCAAAGTTAAGCTGAAAAAACAGCAAACAATTGATGAGCTGCAAAAGATCATCGCTGAATCCAGCGTAGCCATCATCACCAATTACCGTGGTGTCAGCACCGCTGAACTCACCGGTTTACGCGGCAAACTGCGCCAGTCCAGCGTCGGTTACAAAGTGGTCAAAAACACGCTGGTTAAAAGCGCCGCTGCCGGTGCCGGTAAGGACAACCTGACGGCGCTGTTAGACGGGCCGATTGCCTTGTCCTGGGGCTACGGTGAGGATGTTACCGGGCCGGCCAAACTGCTACTGGAACACATCACCAAATCCAAGTCCGTAATGACTGTGGAGGGCGGTTTTCTCGGCTCTCGCGCCTTGTCCGCTGAGGATGTGACCACCCTGTCCAAACTGCCGTCAAAAGAGATTCTGGTGGCTAAGGTGCTGGGCGGTATTCAAGCCCCGCTCTACAAACTGGTCGGTACCCTTAACGCGCCCATTCAGGGTTTGGTGACTGTGTTGAACGGCCACCTGAAGCAATTAGAAGAAGCCAAATAAATTTAGAAAATATTAACGGAGGAATTACAGAAATGGCTGTTAAAGAAATCATCGCTCAAATCAAGGAACTCAACGTCATGGACCTGGCCGATCTGGTCAAGGCTCTGGAAGAAGAATTCGGCGTCAGTGCCGCGGTTCCCATGGCTGCTGCGGCGGCCCCGGCTGGCGGCGGCGAGGCTGCTGCCCCTGCTGAAGAGCAGACCGAATTTGATGTCATTCTGAAAGACATCGGCGCCAATAAGATCAACGTCATCCGGGTTGTTCGCGAACTGACCGGCCTGGGACTCAAAGAGTCCAAGGAAATGGTTGAAGCCGCTCCCAAAGCAGTCAAGGAAGCTGTCAGCAAGGAAGAAGCTGCCAGCGTTAAAGAGAAGCTGGAAGCTGCCGGCGCCACCGTCGAAGTTAAATAGTCTTAAATCACGTAGAAAAAAAGGGAACCCGCCGGAAGGCGGGTTCCCTTTGTGTGTTTAAACAGGGAGGCGGAATTACTGCTGTCGGACGATGAGCAACGGCAGTTCGCTCTCTGCCAGAAGTTTGTGGGTGATTGATTTTGCCCGCCAGGTGGACACCACCGAGGCCGTCGCCATGACCACCATATCGGCCCCAAGCACCCTGGCCGCAGCGGCAATCAGGCGGGATGAATCGTCGCCGATGTCTACCCGTGTGTCGGCATCAAGCCCCTCCAACCGGAGTTTGCGGGCTAGTTGTTCCAGGTAATCCCCGGTTTTTTCCTGTTCTTTGACTGATACTTCCCGGTCATACAGACCACGGTCGCCGACCAGGTCTGATTCCGGTTCGGCATCGTAAACTTCCCTGACCATGCTGAATAGGGTGATTTCTCCGTCATCAACCCGGGCCAGTGCCACCGCCGGCGCCAGAGCTTGTTCCGAGCCGGCGCTGCCGTCCAGCGGGACCAGAATTTGGTTAAACAGCGGTCGGCCGCCATCCGGCGTATGGGGCGGCACCAGCATGGCCGGGCAGCCCACCAACCGGAAAACGTCGTCAAAGAGTGACGTTGTCTGACGCTGAGTGGTACTGGAACCTTCCCGCACCATGACAACCAGGTCAATCCCGTTGTTGGCCACATAGTTTTGGATAACCTCGGTCGGCTGACCGAATTGAGTTACAGCGGTCACCGCCGGCAGTGCGCCGTCGCCGGTGAGGTCGGCAGCGATTATTTCCGCCCGTTTCTCCAGGTACAGCCGATGCATGGTATGGTGCAGGTGATGGCTTTCATCACAGGCATGTAGCAGTACCAACTCGGCCCCGGTCCGGCGGGCCAGGGCTTCTCCGTAAGGAATCACGGCTTCAGCCAGGTCTGAACCATCCAACGGCAGCAGAATTTTCTTAAACATTCAGTCTCCTTTTTAAGAGGTTGTTTCAGGATACCTTTTTGGCGCCAATGCGTCAATTTGTCCGGAACCGATATCCATATTACCGCCTCTTCGGCTGTTTGAAACTGGCGTTATGAGGTGTTACACTCAAGCCCTTATGATTACTATCGGACTAACCGGCGGTATCGGCAGCGGTAAGAGTACGGTCGGCGCTATGTTGAAAGACTTGGGCGCCGCGTTTATTGACGCGGATAAGGTCGGCCACCGGTTGTTGCGGGAAGATGAAGCGTTAAAGGCCGAGATTGTCCGTCTCTTCGGCGAGGATATAGTTAACGGCAACGGTCAGATTGACCGGCGGCGGCTGGCGGGTATTGTTTTCAGCGACCCGGCGGCGCTGAATCGTCTTAACGCGGTTACACATCCGTTAATCAACCGGGCGGTAGCCGCGGAAGTGGCGCAACTCAGACAAGATGGTTATCAGGTGATTGTTGTGGAGGCGCCTTTGCTGGTAGAGGCCGGATGGGCGGCCGAGTCCGACACTATCTGGCTGACGGTGGCCCCGGCGAAGGTGGTGCTCAAACGGCTGGTGGAAAAAATGGGTTACACCGAAGCCGAAGCCGGGGCGCGGATCGCCTCCCAAACATCCAACGATGAGCGGCGGCGTTACGCCGCTGAGGTAATAGACACCGATACCAGCCTGGAAGAGCTTAAAATCCGGGTAGAGCGGCTCTGGCGGGGATTGTAACCTTTAACCTCAGGCCTTTTTAAGATAGCCCAGCCCGTCCCGCAGCGGCATGGGTTTGAAACCGAATTGATTCTCCACGGCATCCGGTTCGGTGGTGTTTTCAATCTCCATGGATTTGAACTCCCCCATGCTGATCGGCGGATTGGCGAAAAGCTTATCCATGACGGCTACCACCGGCAGCATCAGCGGCCGGGGTATTTTGACCTTCAGTTTTTTCTTGCCCATAGCTCTTAAGAGTTCGTCCAGCATGGTCTCATAGGTCACAATTTCCGGGCCGCCGACCGGGCAACTCTCACCGCTTTTTTCGCCGGCGACCATTTTGAGAACGCAGCTGACCACATCACCGATCCAGATGGGCTGCAGTCGGCTTTTACCGTCACCGGCAATGGGGACGATGAACGGCACCATATTAACCGAGCGTATCAGCGAAGCGACAAAACCGGCGCCCTGACCGAACATCACCGAAGGCTGGAGAATGGAGTAGTCCAGGCCGGAGTTTTTGACCGCTTCCATGCCCAGCCACTTGGAATGGAGATAAGTGTAGCGGGGGTCGGGGGAAGCTCCCAGAATGCCCATGTGGATGAAACGCTTTACTCCGGCATCCCGGGCGGCATTGACCACGTTCTGTGTGCCGACCACGTTAATTTTGTGATAGGTGTTTGGCCCGAATTCCCGGATGATGGCCACCAGGTGAATGACGGTGTCTACACCTGCCATGGCCGCCCGCAGACCTTCTGTATCGGTGACGTTGCCCACGGCCAGTTCGGCACCTGGGGCCTGGATGCGGGCACCTTCAGCTTCATTGGTGACCAGACAGCGCAGCTGGTGACCGTCCTTGTGCAGCCGGGGGATAAGGTGGCTGGCGACAAAACCGCTGGCACCGGTGATGAGTATCATGGCATCCTCCCGAAATGAAGTTCATATCAGTATAGCGCGAAAAGATTGAAAGCGGTAGAGTCCGATTGATTTTTTTTCTAAAAGGCAAATACATCACCGGCGAGTGTTATAATACCAACGGGAGGACGTAGAATGTATCCCGCACTGCTTTGGGAAAAATTGCCGGACAACCGGGTCAGATGCGGCACCTGCCAGTGGTTTTGCCGCATCAATGAAGGACAGACCGGTGTCTGCCGTATGTATCGGAACGACGCCGGGGCGTTGTTCAACCTGAATTATGCCAAAATTTCCTCACTGGCGGTTGATCCCATTGAGAAGAAGCCGTTGTATCATTTCCATCCCGGTTCCAAAGTATTCTCTTTGGGCAGCTGGGGCTGTAATTTCCATTGCCGCGGTTGCCAGAATTGGGAGATTGCCTGTCCTGAGGACGAGAACGGTTTGCGGTATTCCCGGGAAATATTGCCGGAGCGGGCGGTGGAGATGGCCTGTCAGTCCGGCAGTGCCGGTATCGCCTGGACTTATAATGAGCCGTCTGTCTGGCTGGAATATACTCTGGAGACCGCCAGACTGGCCAAAGCACAGGGGCTCTATACGGTCTATGTTACCAACGGTTATGCCTCGGAGGCCCAGCTTGATGCCATCGGGCCGTTTCTGGATGCCTGGCGGGTGGACGTCAAGGGATTCAATAACCAGAGTTATCGTAAAATAGGGCGGGTTCAGAATTATGAAGGGATTTTGCGGGTTACGGAACGGGCCAGTCACAAGTGGGGCATGCACGTTGAGGTGGTGACCAATATTATGCCCTGTATCAATGACGATGACAACCAGCTCCGCGGCATCGCTGAGTGGATTGCCGGCAGTTTAAGCCCGTTGACGCCGTGGCACATTACCCGGTTTCATCCCCGCCGGCAGATGCAAGACTATCCGGTGACGCCGCTGGAAACTATGGAGCGGGCCCTCGCACTGGGGGTGGCAGCTGGCCTGGAGTTTGTCTATCTGGGGAACGTTGGCGGTAATGATTCCGGTGACACCGTCTGTTACAATTGTGGGCAAAAAGCGGTTAAGCGGTCCGGTTATTCAGCCCGAATAATGGGTTTAGTTGGAACCCATTGCCGCTTTTGCGGCACGGAATTGAATTTCAGAGTGTAGCTACTATTGAACGAAAAGAGACGACAGCCATGGTAATGACACGGCATCCGATCGCATCAGGAAAATTTTATCCGGGTACCGCTGAACAACTGCGGGCCTTTATTGAGTCATTTGTGGAGCGGCATGATGACAAGATTCAGGCGGTCGGCATTATCTCGCCGCATGCCGGCTATATTTATTCCGGGGCGGTGGCCGCCTCAGTCATAACCCGTATTGCTCCGGCTGATACCTACATCATCATCGGCCCTAACCATACCGGGATGGGCAAACCATTCAGCATTATGACCGTCGGTAACTGGCAAACACCGTTGGGCGACGTACCCATTGATTCGGCTTTGGCCCAGAATATTCTGGCCAATTCCAAATACCTCCAGGAAGACCGAACGGCCCACCAGAGCGAACACGCGATAGAGGTGCAGTTGCCGCTGCTCCAGTATTTCAAACCGGATCTCAAAATCGTTCCGATTACCCTGGCCGTCGCTACGCTGGAGATTTATCGGGAAATCGGGGCCAGTATTGCTCAGGCGGTTCAGGAATCACCGGACAAAAAGATAGTGATTGTGGCCTCCTCTGACATGACTCACTATGAGCCGCAGGAATCCGCCGTTGCTAAGGACAAGAGAGCCATTGAAGCTATTTTGGAATTAGATGAAGAGGCTTTGCTGGAGCGGGTTATCAAGGAAAGAATTTCCATGTGTGGTTATGCACCCGCCGTCACCATGTTGACGGCGGCCCGGGCACTGGGCGCCAAAAGCGCTGAATTGGTGCGGTACCAGACTTCCGGCGACGCTTCGGGGGATTATTCCGCCGTGGTCGGCTACGCCGGTATCATCGTGCATTGTCGCCAGACTTCACCGCTGGTAAGTCTGGCCAGAGAGGCGGTGGAAACCTTTGTGAAAGAGCACCGGACGGTCAGTCCGCCGAAAGAACTGCCCCCGGAGATGACCGGCCGGGCCGGGGTTTTTGTTTCCCTGAAAAAGGAAGGTCAGTTGCGGGGGTGTATCGGCACGTTTGA from Dehalogenimonas sp. W includes the following:
- a CDS encoding CoA-binding protein, which codes for MRKEQKILKKAGTIAVVGASPDISRHSNAVTAYLIASGFRVIPVNPNAAEVLGLKSYPDLKSVPEPVDIVNVFRASEHTPEIAEDAVAIGARVLWLQQGVVNETAADIAMRGGLEVIMDRCIARAHAAMTGLSH
- a CDS encoding GNAT family N-acetyltransferase, producing MPCTFSPLSPAELSARWGGDINLSAPFPFVTPGWLNVWWRNFGADDELLLLLAEKDGQAVGLAPLRLAGGTVRFIGSADVCDYLDFVVREGGEDDFFAALLDNLAAAGVKQLELEALRPDSVTLKHLLPLARQRGLPLELTDTDVTLEMDLPADWETYLQSLSSHQRHEIKRKGRRLTEAVDVTFDIKEPDDVPAELAALLRLLRISRKDKAEFMTLEMEVFFRELAAAMADGGWLRFGHLRLNGDIVAAVMCFDYNNTRYLYNSGYEPEHSGLSVGLLSKVYSIQDAVERRMRVYDYLKGAEIYKYHLGGQEKPISNLRIELNGG
- a CDS encoding glycosyltransferase, which encodes MADNSKLSIAMLSVHSCPVGQPGGRDTGGMNVYIREMAAALGRRGHRVDIFTRAHDPRDAESEALAPGVRLVHIRAGAVAEMGKLTQFNNLPEFERNLHDFCRRDCAVYDLIHSHYWLSGEVGRKLAAELGVPHVFAFHTVGAAKDALGLGAPEPGLRLITEAEIVNDCRRIMCGTLGEADSVIRYHQGAADKVSVVPCGVDLGLFRPLDKTAARHILGQPEAPTVLYVGRLDKLKGIDRLVEAAALLKNKNCRLLVVGGDEHSRETLARLRLQAEVLGLADRVSFTGATPQSQMPWYYAAADVVAVPSYSETFGMVALEAVACGTPVVSADVGAARDIIKEGISGSVTPDNLPSSLAPALDDWLNRPTVDPEILHCSISDFSWDAVAVRVEAVFESLMVAKEDTEVCLNG
- a CDS encoding PIG-L deacetylase family protein, producing the protein MDSVKQADVLVVMAHPDDPEFSSGGTIARLAGEGKRVVYVICTAGDKGTDDRQMPPARLVAIRMEEQRAAARTLGVEDVVFLGNPDQGLEATPELRKELVRLIRLYRPELVITHSPYQRYIWWHRDHRQCGEATMDAVFPYSRDHLAYPDLLAAGYEPHKVGEVWLAGAEDSDYRSDIEGFFDRKVEAIKCHRSQVGDDFAARLDRIKARASAAAEGEEFLLAESFKKIEIPW
- the tuf gene encoding elongation factor Tu, which translates into the protein MAKQKFDRSKPHANVGTIGHVDHGKTTLTAAITTVLAAAGLAQKRSFDSIDNAPEEKARGMTIAISHVEYETANRHYAHIDCPGHADFVKNMITGAAQMDGAILVVSAPDGPMPQTREHVLLARQVQVPAIVVALNKVDIMEDEELLELVELEVRELLNKYKFPGDDTPVMRVAAVKALECACGKQECEWCGRILKLMDAVDTFIPMPERPKDKPFLMQVEDVFSIKGRGTVATGRVDRGVVKVGDEVEIVGLHHDTRKVVVTGVEMFHKLLDSAEPGDAVGLLLRGVERTDIERGQVMAKPGSIKPHTKAEAEVYVLSKDEGGRHTPFFNGYKPQFYIGTTDVTGNIELPAGVEMVMPGDNVKMKVNLIYPVAMEKGLRFAIREGGRTVGAGAITEILE
- the rpmG gene encoding 50S ribosomal protein L33, which encodes MAKTENRIVITFACTECSERVYTSSKNKRNDARRLEINKYCPRCRTHHLFRETK
- the secE gene encoding preprotein translocase subunit SecE, with translation MSKTNAKPPANKPAAAARPGFFGNIIAELKKVTWPTRDEIRKLTVMVLVVAFSVGLVLGVLDYGLSYLVDNFLLK
- the nusG gene encoding transcription termination/antitermination protein NusG; this encodes MTENDRKWYVVHTYSGHEERVRKNLGERIQTLDLGEEICRVEVPTEEEVEVKNGLRRTIRRKILPGYVIVQMLMTDQNWNIVRNTPGVTGFVGTAGKPTPLKPHEVDRIITQMEAEAPRVKVGFKKGQSVRVVDGPFVDFIGMVDEVHADKGKVKVLLSLFGRETPVELDFLQVEKL
- the rplK gene encoding 50S ribosomal protein L11; its protein translation is MAKKIKAIIKLQIPAGKANPAPPIGPALGQHGVNIMGFCKEYNERTASMEGTVVPVEITVFDDRSFTFITKTPPAADLLKKAAGVPKGATSPGQGAPIVISRAKVREIAELKMKDLNAVDVEGAVRIIAGSARSMGIKVE